From Halobacillus sp. Marseille-Q1614, the proteins below share one genomic window:
- a CDS encoding (Fe-S)-binding protein, translating into MKTKEKQNIQKEFKEKMDYDELLNCMRCGFCLPSCPTYIESGYDEVQSPRGRIALMKGVVDGVIEPDEEVKRSLDLCLGCRACEPVCPSGVNYGHLLEQARDIIYQNQDVSLPAKVLRKTAFEGLFPHQNRMRTMTGLLSFYQRSGIQKAVRKSGLYKVLPDSLSSMEMILPQAPKKKDMKNRPRHLKPLTNQKKKVAFFSGCLMDTLFLSTNDATTKLLQYAGCEIVVPESQNCCGALHGHSGEKDQAKQLAKKNIQAFEEAEVDYIITNAGGCGAFLVDYKHLLKDEDEWKERAENLSNKVKDITSVLVELEFHKQPLKLDTQIITYQDSCHLKNGQRTFMEPRLLLESIEDASYVEMEDAGRCCGSAGIYNLVETEMSMQILDYKMEKTIETKAKTIVTANPGCLLQMKLGIEKEGVSEEMEAVHIVDLLLEAYEKAQVQPV; encoded by the coding sequence ATGAAGACAAAAGAGAAGCAAAACATTCAGAAAGAATTTAAAGAGAAAATGGACTATGATGAGCTGTTGAATTGTATGCGCTGCGGCTTCTGCCTTCCGAGCTGCCCAACTTATATAGAGTCAGGCTACGATGAAGTTCAGTCACCTAGAGGGAGAATTGCTCTTATGAAAGGTGTTGTTGATGGGGTTATCGAGCCTGATGAGGAAGTAAAGCGTTCTTTGGATTTATGTCTAGGCTGCCGTGCATGTGAACCTGTTTGCCCATCAGGAGTAAATTATGGTCATCTCCTTGAACAAGCCAGGGATATTATATATCAAAACCAGGACGTTTCGCTTCCTGCTAAAGTTCTTCGAAAAACTGCCTTTGAAGGTTTATTCCCCCACCAGAACCGGATGAGGACAATGACAGGCTTACTTAGTTTTTATCAACGATCCGGTATTCAAAAGGCTGTACGAAAATCAGGACTTTATAAAGTGCTTCCCGACTCATTAAGCTCGATGGAAATGATTCTGCCACAGGCACCAAAGAAAAAAGACATGAAAAACCGTCCGAGACACCTTAAGCCATTAACAAATCAAAAGAAAAAAGTAGCTTTCTTCTCTGGTTGTCTCATGGATACTCTCTTTCTATCAACAAATGACGCTACAACAAAGCTGCTTCAATATGCAGGGTGTGAAATCGTCGTCCCAGAAAGCCAGAATTGCTGCGGAGCCCTTCATGGTCACAGCGGCGAAAAAGATCAGGCCAAGCAGCTGGCGAAGAAAAACATTCAAGCTTTTGAAGAGGCAGAAGTCGACTATATCATTACAAATGCCGGCGGATGCGGAGCTTTTCTCGTAGACTATAAACATTTGCTCAAAGATGAAGACGAATGGAAAGAACGCGCGGAAAATCTATCAAATAAAGTTAAGGATATCACCAGCGTTTTGGTAGAGTTAGAATTTCATAAGCAGCCTTTAAAACTAGACACGCAAATTATTACCTATCAAGACTCCTGCCATTTAAAAAATGGCCAGCGGACATTTATGGAGCCTCGCTTACTTTTAGAATCGATTGAGGATGCTTCTTACGTCGAAATGGAAGATGCCGGCCGCTGCTGTGGGTCTGCGGGTATTTATAACCTTGTAGAAACAGAAATGTCGATGCAGATTCTTGATTATAAAATGGAGAAAACGATAGAAACGAAAGCGAAAACTATCGTTACAGCTAACCCTGGATGCCTGCTGCAAATGAAGCTTGGGATTGAAAAGGAAGGGGTATCTGAGGAAATGGAAGCTGTCCATATCGTAGATTTATTGTTAGAAGCTTATGAAAAAGCCCAGGTCCAGCCTGTTTAA
- the glcD gene encoding glycolate oxidase subunit GlcD, with protein MLEKSFINQLIHIVGVKDVQTSNASKLAYSYDATPQFQSMPDAIVAPHNTEEVSQIVRLCNEYKVPIVPRGSGTNLSAGTTPLNGGIVLLFKHMDKILEIDEDNLTVTTQPGVNTLKLIQTVEAKGLFYPPDPSSMKISQIGGNINENSGGLRGLKYGVTRDYVMGLEIVLPNGEIIRTGGKLAKDVAGYDLTRLFVGSEGTLGIVTEATLKLVPLPDSKKTMLALYEDLNAAAESVSKIISSRIIPTTLEFLDQPTLEVVEDFSKIGLPTHVQAVLLIEQDGAHDTVVRDMEKMQKICQENGAIQVDIAETEIEAEALRTARRSALSALARLRPTTILEDATVPRSEIAKMVQSINEIAAKFEVDICTFGHAGDGNLHPTCLTDERNKEEIERVEAAFEEIFKKAIELGGTITGEHGVGAMKSNYLHLKVGEAGIDVMQNMKKAFDPNNIMNPGKIFAKSNPNRVVVSN; from the coding sequence ATGCTCGAGAAAAGTTTTATCAATCAATTGATACATATAGTCGGCGTAAAAGATGTACAAACCTCTAACGCCAGCAAGCTCGCTTATTCCTATGACGCCACACCTCAATTTCAAAGCATGCCGGACGCCATAGTTGCTCCTCATAATACAGAGGAAGTTTCCCAAATCGTACGGCTGTGCAATGAATATAAAGTTCCGATTGTGCCGAGAGGATCAGGAACGAACTTAAGTGCAGGGACGACTCCTTTAAATGGAGGCATTGTCCTTCTTTTTAAACACATGGATAAAATACTGGAAATTGATGAGGACAATCTGACAGTTACGACGCAGCCAGGGGTAAATACCCTAAAGCTGATTCAGACGGTGGAAGCGAAAGGACTATTTTATCCACCCGACCCAAGCTCCATGAAAATCTCTCAAATTGGAGGAAATATTAATGAGAATTCAGGCGGTTTACGCGGGCTTAAGTACGGAGTAACGAGAGATTATGTTATGGGTCTTGAGATCGTCCTCCCTAATGGAGAAATTATACGGACAGGCGGCAAGCTGGCAAAGGACGTAGCCGGCTATGACTTGACGCGGCTATTCGTAGGGTCTGAAGGCACTCTTGGAATCGTAACTGAGGCTACGCTAAAACTCGTACCTCTCCCAGACTCAAAGAAAACAATGCTCGCTCTCTATGAGGACTTAAACGCAGCAGCTGAGAGTGTCTCAAAAATTATCTCAAGCCGTATTATTCCTACCACCCTGGAGTTCCTGGATCAGCCGACCTTAGAGGTAGTAGAGGACTTTTCGAAAATCGGCCTTCCCACCCACGTTCAAGCGGTGCTGTTAATTGAACAAGATGGAGCTCATGATACGGTTGTAAGAGACATGGAAAAGATGCAGAAAATCTGCCAGGAAAACGGAGCCATTCAAGTCGATATTGCCGAAACGGAAATTGAAGCTGAAGCTCTGCGTACTGCACGACGGTCGGCCTTATCAGCATTGGCCCGGCTGCGACCGACGACGATTCTTGAGGATGCTACCGTTCCCCGGTCGGAAATCGCCAAAATGGTCCAGTCCATTAATGAAATTGCTGCAAAATTTGAAGTAGATATCTGCACCTTTGGCCACGCAGGAGATGGCAACCTCCACCCGACCTGCTTGACTGATGAAAGAAATAAAGAGGAAATCGAACGTGTGGAAGCTGCTTTTGAAGAAATTTTCAAGAAAGCGATTGAATTAGGAGGGACGATTACCGGCGAACATGGAGTTGGAGCTATGAAGTCAAATTATTTACACTTAAAAGTCGGTGAAGCTGGAATTGACGTAATGCAGAACATGAAGAAAGCATTTGACCCTAATAACATTATGAATCCTGGAAAAATCTTCGCTAAATCAAACCCTAATCGAGTGGTGGTGAGCAACTGA
- a CDS encoding Nramp family divalent metal transporter, with product MSIEVEQHNPVLTKNSETPAPPITFKEKIKTVGPGFVTAATGIGTGDLVAALVAGVSFGFTLIWAIIIGSILKFFLTEGMGRWQLATGKTILQGWHSMGKWATGYFGIYSVLWGFSYGAAAMTTSALMMVTMFPIMPLWVWAIIHGIAGLCLVLIGRYEIFEKIMTVLVGVMFITVVGSALLLTPDIGNILGGTIPQIGGGSMLLVLGLLGGVGGTITMASYGYWIREKNWRGKGWIPMMKLDTSVGYIITSIFCLALLVIGAEFLYGTGIEINGEEGLVTLGSMFSSEFGEAARWLFLIGAWAAAFSSLLGVWNGVPYLFADFIRMVRKKNMETPVSEKDPAYRLYLLWLTFPPMLLLFVDKPVGIVIAYGALGAIFMPFLSITLLTLLNSKRVDKGFRNGWITNAVLIGSILLFTYLGTIELINLF from the coding sequence ATGAGTATTGAAGTCGAACAGCACAATCCGGTTCTAACAAAGAACTCGGAAACACCGGCACCGCCCATTACCTTTAAAGAAAAAATAAAAACCGTCGGGCCAGGATTCGTCACCGCAGCTACAGGGATTGGTACAGGAGATTTAGTAGCCGCCCTTGTGGCGGGTGTGTCTTTTGGATTTACACTTATATGGGCTATCATTATAGGATCAATATTAAAGTTCTTTTTAACGGAAGGGATGGGCCGCTGGCAATTAGCCACAGGTAAAACGATCCTTCAAGGATGGCATTCCATGGGTAAATGGGCAACTGGTTATTTTGGAATTTATTCAGTTTTATGGGGATTCAGTTATGGAGCTGCGGCCATGACCACTTCTGCCCTTATGATGGTCACAATGTTTCCCATTATGCCGCTGTGGGTATGGGCAATTATTCATGGAATTGCCGGTCTGTGCCTAGTATTAATCGGACGCTATGAAATTTTTGAAAAAATAATGACTGTATTAGTTGGAGTTATGTTTATTACCGTTGTCGGATCAGCTTTGCTTTTAACACCTGATATCGGAAATATTCTTGGAGGAACAATACCTCAAATAGGTGGCGGCTCAATGCTTCTTGTCCTTGGTCTTCTGGGCGGGGTAGGAGGCACTATTACTATGGCTTCTTACGGTTATTGGATTCGTGAGAAGAACTGGAGAGGAAAAGGATGGATCCCAATGATGAAGCTCGATACATCTGTGGGATATATCATAACTTCTATTTTCTGTCTTGCCCTGCTTGTCATTGGAGCGGAATTTTTATACGGAACAGGTATTGAAATTAATGGGGAAGAAGGTTTAGTCACTCTTGGAAGCATGTTCAGTTCTGAATTTGGAGAAGCGGCTCGCTGGTTATTTTTAATTGGTGCCTGGGCTGCGGCGTTCTCCTCTCTGCTTGGTGTATGGAATGGCGTGCCTTATTTATTTGCTGATTTCATACGCATGGTTCGGAAAAAGAATATGGAAACACCTGTTTCGGAGAAAGACCCGGCTTACCGTCTGTATCTATTATGGCTTACCTTTCCGCCAATGCTTCTTCTATTTGTAGACAAGCCGGTTGGAATTGTTATAGCTTATGGGGCGCTTGGGGCCATTTTTATGCCGTTTTTATCCATAACACTGCTGACATTGCTTAATTCAAAACGAGTAGACAAAGGATTTAGAAACGGATGGATTACGAATGCAGTGTTAATTGGAAGTATTCTTCTATTTACTTATTTAGGAACGATAGAGCTGATCAATCTGTTTTAA
- a CDS encoding alkaline phosphatase, producing the protein MKKKRVKKVCSMGLLATLLFGTAAGAAAPSVQAEEEKPEIKNVIMLIGDGMGATYTTAHRYMKDNPDTQEMEKTVFDKYLVGMQSTYSADPYYDGGEDDVKENVPDSAATATAMSSGVKTYNGAIAKDLEEEDTKTVLEAAKGKGMATGLVSTSEVNHATPASYGTHDVSRQNYQEIADDYYDDLIDGEHKVDVLLGGGTDFFEGEDRNLAELFEKDGYNYVKTTDELLSNTNDQLLGLFAPVGMDKYIDRPEEQPSLKQMTTSALDVLQKDEEGFFLMVEGSQIDWAGHDNDVVAAMSEMEDFERAFEAAIEFAKQDEHTLVVATADHSTGGLSIGADGEYNWNTDVIKAAKKTPDYMANQIVVEGQDIESTLNDNIDFEIEAEELQSVTEAYEEGQADGTEEEDLVLAVDDAIESIFDQRSLTGWTTDGHTGDDVPVYAYGPGSEMFAGMIDNTDQAKNIFKILGVSQGEDGGELADTSTSYPVGLLIGGLLLGTGAVFLFRKKKVTA; encoded by the coding sequence ATGAAAAAGAAAAGAGTTAAGAAAGTATGTTCCATGGGACTGTTAGCAACTCTATTATTTGGAACAGCTGCAGGAGCAGCCGCACCTTCCGTTCAGGCAGAAGAAGAAAAACCTGAAATTAAAAATGTTATTATGCTGATTGGAGATGGGATGGGAGCTACATATACGACGGCACACCGCTACATGAAAGATAATCCCGATACACAGGAAATGGAAAAGACCGTGTTTGACAAATACTTAGTAGGCATGCAGTCAACATATTCAGCTGATCCGTATTACGATGGCGGAGAAGACGATGTAAAGGAAAATGTTCCTGATTCTGCAGCCACTGCTACCGCTATGTCTTCTGGTGTGAAGACTTATAATGGAGCGATCGCTAAGGACTTAGAGGAAGAAGATACAAAAACAGTACTTGAAGCAGCGAAGGGAAAAGGAATGGCAACAGGGTTAGTTTCAACGTCAGAGGTTAACCATGCGACACCTGCTTCTTATGGAACACATGATGTGTCCAGACAAAACTATCAAGAGATCGCGGACGATTACTATGACGATTTAATTGATGGAGAACATAAAGTCGATGTTCTGCTTGGCGGTGGAACAGATTTCTTCGAAGGAGAAGATAGAAATCTTGCCGAGTTATTTGAAAAAGACGGGTACAATTATGTGAAAACAACTGACGAACTGTTGAGCAATACAAATGACCAGCTTTTAGGCTTGTTTGCTCCGGTAGGAATGGATAAATACATTGATCGTCCAGAAGAACAGCCGAGCTTAAAGCAAATGACTACATCGGCTTTAGATGTACTGCAAAAGGATGAAGAAGGCTTTTTCCTAATGGTGGAAGGTAGCCAGATTGACTGGGCAGGCCACGATAACGATGTAGTAGCGGCCATGAGTGAGATGGAAGACTTTGAAAGAGCCTTTGAAGCGGCGATTGAGTTTGCCAAACAAGATGAACATACACTCGTTGTAGCCACAGCTGACCACAGCACGGGGGGATTATCGATTGGAGCAGATGGCGAGTATAACTGGAACACTGATGTCATAAAAGCTGCAAAGAAAACCCCTGACTATATGGCGAACCAGATAGTAGTAGAAGGCCAGGATATTGAGAGTACTCTAAATGATAACATCGATTTCGAGATCGAAGCAGAAGAATTGCAGTCAGTAACTGAAGCTTATGAAGAAGGTCAGGCAGATGGTACGGAGGAAGAAGACCTTGTGCTGGCAGTAGACGATGCGATCGAATCAATTTTCGATCAACGCTCCCTCACGGGGTGGACGACAGATGGTCATACGGGAGATGATGTCCCTGTTTATGCTTATGGACCTGGATCTGAAATGTTTGCAGGGATGATAGACAATACGGATCAAGCGAAAAATATCTTTAAGATCTTAGGAGTTTCCCAGGGAGAAGATGGAGGTGAGCTGGCAGATACAAGTACCTCTTATCCAGTCGGACTTCTTATAGGAGGATTATTACTGGGAACAGGAGCTGTCTTCCTTTTTCGGAAAAAGAAAGTTACAGCTTAA
- a CDS encoding M14 family zinc carboxypeptidase produces MKKKVFTLLTALALSTSLAAPAGAAGNHPGTPDQQIYNSSGFTNYEQLRMKLQQLENSSQGRVEIEVVGQSNNGRDIHQARVGNGDKVILIESEIHGNEKTGTEAILNILSYLGSSNSPEAQKIRDEVTLVTLPKMNPDASELDRRGNDMTWQEVLEDFPQLEEAAGPTWNYYYEGNRPNTQGDDYASQPGFDVNRDFNPDLNYVPASEDIPGNSSDPGWYITPEAQTVRDVYKDLQEEFGEVDVFVDLHHQGLYYVEGTADPVTLSLSAQFVPDPSSEEGAEYAEYAENYDYDFSRQLNVAAYEALQSMGSSPFDNITLYSQGLDLPGTALGSFALNGSGTVLFEVTGQTQSMGQKKKGMLVKAVETGLNAIIESVADDSVNQLDADKYEEIPETSYSPSL; encoded by the coding sequence ATGAAAAAGAAAGTATTCACATTACTGACTGCTCTAGCTCTCTCTACATCACTCGCCGCTCCGGCTGGTGCAGCAGGAAACCATCCAGGCACCCCTGATCAGCAAATCTACAACAGTTCAGGTTTTACAAACTACGAACAGTTAAGGATGAAACTTCAACAGCTTGAAAATTCAAGCCAGGGTCGTGTTGAAATAGAAGTCGTCGGCCAGTCCAACAACGGCAGAGATATCCATCAGGCACGTGTAGGAAACGGGGATAAAGTCATTCTAATTGAAAGTGAAATTCACGGGAATGAAAAAACAGGGACAGAAGCGATTCTTAATATCTTGTCTTACTTAGGTTCAAGCAACTCACCTGAAGCACAGAAGATTCGTGATGAAGTTACGTTAGTCACACTGCCTAAGATGAATCCGGATGCTTCTGAGCTTGATCGAAGAGGAAATGATATGACATGGCAGGAGGTTCTTGAGGATTTCCCTCAATTAGAAGAAGCGGCTGGTCCAACATGGAACTATTATTATGAGGGTAACAGACCTAACACCCAAGGAGACGATTATGCTTCACAGCCAGGATTTGATGTGAACAGAGACTTTAACCCTGACCTTAATTATGTCCCAGCATCTGAAGATATTCCTGGGAATTCTTCAGATCCAGGCTGGTACATCACTCCTGAAGCCCAGACAGTTCGAGATGTTTATAAAGACTTACAGGAGGAATTTGGTGAAGTAGACGTATTTGTCGACCTTCACCATCAGGGACTTTACTATGTCGAGGGAACGGCTGATCCTGTTACCCTTTCTTTATCCGCACAATTCGTTCCTGATCCGTCCAGCGAGGAAGGAGCTGAATACGCAGAGTACGCTGAAAACTATGACTACGACTTTTCTCGTCAGCTGAACGTTGCCGCTTATGAAGCTTTACAATCGATGGGCAGCTCTCCATTTGATAACATTACTTTATACAGCCAAGGTCTGGATTTACCTGGAACAGCTCTTGGTTCCTTTGCGCTAAACGGCAGTGGAACTGTATTATTTGAAGTTACCGGCCAAACTCAAAGCATGGGGCAAAAGAAAAAAGGGATGCTTGTAAAAGCAGTAGAAACGGGGTTAAATGCTATTATTGAAAGTGTAGCAGATGATTCTGTTAATCAGCTGGATGCAGATAAATACGAAGAAATACCTGAAACATCATATTCTCCAAGTTTATAA
- a CDS encoding M14 family zinc carboxypeptidase: MKKKVLSVALATTLLASGGSYSAISTVHAGENGPNGPNYGGNETVKNERLHSYEEMVKALEKADQQSERLTVETFGESVKGRDLYLAKFGTNEDNPTVLFLTQQHGNETLTTEGALKLIQKLTSNGKNINEILDNVNVLIVPRLNVDGAEGDVNFSLEDYAAGTHTRYNANGVDLNRDHVDRLEPETKALHENVLQEYQPDYMIDLHHQGTQTTLGDSDELVSGSILYPTNENVDEEVVERSKQLGSIVYNAISDKGYGLLSKYVGGTAETISRNGLAVEYGIATLLLEMRGMADHERDDYVLGQKSNGYLINQAVTAMEATLQSIADDSISSADTSFWDSLPESGYASE; encoded by the coding sequence ATGAAGAAAAAAGTACTATCAGTTGCATTAGCCACTACTTTACTGGCTTCAGGAGGTTCTTATTCCGCAATCAGTACCGTTCACGCAGGAGAAAATGGACCGAACGGCCCTAACTATGGGGGCAACGAAACGGTTAAAAATGAAAGACTGCATTCCTATGAAGAAATGGTAAAAGCCTTAGAAAAGGCTGATCAGCAATCCGAACGTCTGACGGTAGAAACGTTTGGAGAATCTGTAAAAGGCAGAGATTTATACTTAGCGAAATTTGGGACTAATGAAGACAATCCTACCGTTCTTTTCCTCACCCAGCAGCATGGAAATGAGACCCTAACGACAGAAGGAGCCCTAAAATTAATTCAGAAGCTTACGTCTAACGGAAAGAATATTAATGAAATTTTAGATAACGTGAACGTCTTAATCGTTCCACGCTTAAACGTTGATGGCGCAGAAGGAGACGTAAACTTTTCGTTAGAAGATTATGCCGCAGGAACACACACTAGGTACAATGCTAATGGTGTTGACCTTAACCGTGACCACGTAGATCGTCTGGAACCAGAAACGAAAGCCCTTCATGAAAATGTCCTGCAGGAATACCAGCCGGATTATATGATTGACCTTCACCACCAAGGAACTCAAACAACACTGGGGGATTCCGATGAATTAGTATCAGGTTCTATCCTTTATCCTACTAATGAAAATGTTGATGAAGAGGTTGTAGAGCGTTCGAAACAATTAGGGTCCATTGTATACAATGCCATTAGCGACAAAGGCTATGGGCTATTGTCCAAGTACGTGGGAGGCACAGCTGAAACCATCAGCCGAAACGGATTAGCTGTGGAATATGGAATCGCCACCCTTTTACTAGAGATGCGCGGAATGGCTGACCACGAACGTGATGATTATGTACTAGGACAAAAGAGTAACGGTTACTTAATTAACCAAGCTGTGACGGCTATGGAAGCCACACTTCAGTCTATTGCTGATGATTCCATTTCTTCCGCAGACACATCATTCTGGGATTCTTTGCCTGAAAGCGGTTATGCATCAGAATAA
- a CDS encoding glucose starvation-inducible protein B, translating to MAKNNNKNNNSNQGTMSREEAGRKGGEKTSRKYDQEHFENIGQKGGEETSRKYDQDHFENIGQKGGETTSQEYSQEHFENIGQKGGETTAKEYDQKHFEEIGQKGGEATSEKYGEEHYEKIGQKGGRNSSGNGSNSNSNNRNS from the coding sequence ATGGCTAAAAACAACAACAAAAACAATAATAGTAACCAAGGAACAATGAGCAGAGAAGAAGCCGGTCGTAAAGGCGGAGAAAAAACAAGCCGTAAATACGATCAAGAGCACTTCGAAAACATCGGTCAAAAGGGTGGAGAAGAAACATCTCGGAAATACGACCAGGATCACTTCGAAAACATCGGTCAAAAAGGCGGCGAAACGACCAGCCAGGAGTACAGCCAGGAACACTTTGAAAACATCGGCCAAAAAGGCGGCGAAACTACCGCTAAAGAGTATGATCAAAAACACTTTGAAGAAATTGGGCAAAAAGGCGGAGAAGCTACAAGTGAGAAGTATGGCGAAGAACATTATGAAAAGATCGGCCAAAAAGGCGGCCGCAACTCTTCAGGAAACGGTTCTAACTCTAACTCAAATAATCGTAATTCCTAA
- a CDS encoding YjzC family protein has product MANKQFKTGEKAPESGTYKVDKLVNGNTSGDNTEINLNEGDQFPPSPSENEAAYWVKASS; this is encoded by the coding sequence ATGGCTAACAAACAGTTTAAAACAGGCGAAAAAGCTCCTGAGAGTGGAACATATAAGGTAGACAAGCTGGTGAACGGTAACACCAGCGGTGACAATACGGAAATTAATCTAAATGAAGGCGATCAGTTTCCACCATCACCATCTGAGAATGAAGCAGCCTATTGGGTAAAAGCTTCCTCATAA
- a CDS encoding M14 family metallopeptidase produces MSNINFYFKATYEESREIFRSHLQKIQKKWPQAELSTESIGQEQDNTIDMIYADAQSTNQQVLFFTSGEHGIEGYAGAAMIHLFVEEYLDQVDPETTGICFIHALNPWGMRNFRRVNENNVDLNRNYLYDADSVPTDVNINYAKESELFLPKGKIKDLDKERKKLYTELGKALAKEGYGGLKEAKGMGQFQFPRGVYFGGSREEETTSFLKSVQRKLLENFQRVIHMDWHTALGPTNEITMVVSENNPKDVKELESEYHLKNVNKFTPKKVKGDSTNHFYKLKKEEYPDSYLFTALFEFGTFGTTKKAELREFMTIILENHLYWEGTEKEEDRQWILNEFKAMFYPDEKEWRQSVLKEGRLGIESVLKTERILPQTSTK; encoded by the coding sequence ATGAGTAATATTAACTTTTATTTTAAAGCCACTTATGAAGAATCACGTGAAATTTTTCGCTCTCATTTACAAAAGATCCAGAAGAAATGGCCGCAGGCTGAGCTTTCAACTGAATCAATCGGCCAGGAGCAGGATAATACAATTGATATGATTTATGCGGATGCCCAGTCCACGAATCAACAGGTTCTCTTTTTTACATCCGGTGAACATGGAATTGAAGGTTACGCCGGAGCGGCTATGATTCATTTATTTGTGGAAGAGTATCTTGATCAGGTCGATCCGGAAACTACGGGTATCTGCTTTATTCACGCTTTAAACCCATGGGGGATGAGAAACTTCAGAAGGGTGAATGAGAATAACGTAGACCTCAACCGAAATTATCTTTATGACGCAGACTCCGTCCCAACTGACGTCAATATTAATTACGCCAAAGAAAGTGAGCTCTTCCTGCCAAAAGGAAAAATAAAGGATCTGGATAAGGAAAGAAAGAAACTTTATACAGAGTTAGGAAAAGCACTTGCCAAAGAAGGATATGGCGGATTAAAAGAAGCGAAAGGAATGGGACAGTTCCAGTTTCCACGAGGTGTTTATTTCGGAGGTAGTCGGGAAGAAGAAACCACTTCTTTCTTAAAGAGTGTCCAAAGGAAGTTACTGGAGAATTTCCAGCGTGTCATTCATATGGACTGGCACACGGCTCTTGGACCGACCAATGAAATAACTATGGTCGTTTCAGAAAACAATCCAAAGGACGTAAAGGAATTAGAATCTGAATATCACTTGAAAAATGTAAATAAATTCACTCCTAAAAAAGTAAAAGGAGATTCAACGAACCACTTTTACAAGCTTAAAAAAGAAGAATATCCAGATTCTTATCTTTTCACAGCTCTTTTTGAATTCGGTACATTCGGAACAACTAAAAAAGCCGAGCTGCGGGAATTCATGACGATTATTTTAGAGAACCATTTATATTGGGAGGGTACTGAAAAAGAAGAAGATAGACAGTGGATTCTAAATGAGTTCAAAGCGATGTTCTACCCCGATGAGAAAGAATGGAGACAATCCGTATTAAAAGAAGGACGTTTAGGTATTGAATCCGTATTAAAGACAGAGCGTATCCTGCCTCAGACTTCTACAAAATAA